A DNA window from Pseudorasbora parva isolate DD20220531a chromosome 5, ASM2467924v1, whole genome shotgun sequence contains the following coding sequences:
- the LOC137075069 gene encoding gastrula zinc finger protein XlCGF57.1-like isoform X2 yields the protein MEIKKEPCRIKDEDTEEQTDPMEVNKQHQLQNPQYFTNEDGNSHFKSEKCFTQKQARKTEVEGSFTCSECGKSFCRKEYVNLHMRIHTGEKPFTCTQCGKSYGHKSNLTRHMMMHTGERPHACTQCGKSFAYKGHLNEHMKIHTGEKPFTCTQCGRSFIHKGHLNDHMIVHKSTLKDHLHTLTGVRKFSCEQCQKTFVVESYLRKHLKIHAVVKPHVCSFCKKSFSILRYLKEHESIHTGVRPYVCFSCGKSFIKSSNLKSHERVHTGEKPYKCSHCGKSFSQAAHLIYHKRVHTGEKPHLCSSCGKSFTQLSNLRTHEKKHHPKSSK from the exons ATGGAGATTAAGAAAGAACCCTGCAGAATAAAAGATGAAGATACAGAGGAACAAACAG ACCCGATGGAAGTGAACAAACAACATCAGCTTCAAAACCCTCAATATTTCACAAATGAAGATGGAAACAGTCATTTTAAGAGTGAAAAGTGTTTCACACAAAAACAAGCTCGAAAAACCGAAGTAGAAGGATCTTTCACCTGCTCTgaatgtggaaagagtttctgTCGCAAAGAGTATGTAAATTtgcacatgagaattcacactggagaaaaaccgttcacatgcactcagtgtggaaagagttacGGACACAAATCAAACCTTACAAGACACATGATGATGCACACTGGAGAGAGGCCTCATGCTtgcactcagtgtggaaagagttttgcTTACAAAGGACACCTAAATGAGCACATgaaaattcacactggagaaaaaccgtTCACATGCACTCAGTGTGGAAGGAGTTTCATTCATAAAGGACACCTAAATGATCACATGATAGTTCACAAAAGCACTCTCAAAGATCATCTGCACACTCTCACTGGAGTGAGAAAATTCAGCTGTGAACAGTGTCAGAAAACATTTGTTGTGGAATCATACTTAAGAAAACACCTTAAAATTCATGCTGTTGTGAAGCCTCATGTTTGTTCTTTTTGTAAAAAGAGTTTTTCAATACTAAGGTATTTAAAAGAGCATGAGAGTATTCATACTGGTGTAAGACCTTATGTGTGCTTTAGCTGTGGAAAGAGCTTTATTAAATCGAGCAACTTAAAATCACACGAGAGGGTTCATACTGGAGAAAAACCGTACAAGTGCTCAcactgtggaaagagtttctctCAGGCAGCACACCTGATATATCACAAGAGAGTTCATACAGGAGAGAAGCCGCACCTGTGCTCTTCatgtggaaaaagtttcacTCAATTATCTAATCTACGGACTCATGAGAAAAAGCATCACCCAAAGTCATCTAAATGA
- the LOC137075069 gene encoding gastrula zinc finger protein XlCGF57.1-like isoform X1 has translation MEIKKEPCRIKDEDTEEQTVDVLILDPMEVNKQHQLQNPQYFTNEDGNSHFKSEKCFTQKQARKTEVEGSFTCSECGKSFCRKEYVNLHMRIHTGEKPFTCTQCGKSYGHKSNLTRHMMMHTGERPHACTQCGKSFAYKGHLNEHMKIHTGEKPFTCTQCGRSFIHKGHLNDHMIVHKSTLKDHLHTLTGVRKFSCEQCQKTFVVESYLRKHLKIHAVVKPHVCSFCKKSFSILRYLKEHESIHTGVRPYVCFSCGKSFIKSSNLKSHERVHTGEKPYKCSHCGKSFSQAAHLIYHKRVHTGEKPHLCSSCGKSFTQLSNLRTHEKKHHPKSSK, from the exons ATGGAGATTAAGAAAGAACCCTGCAGAATAAAAGATGAAGATACAGAGGAACAAACAG TTGATGTGTTGATTTTAGACCCGATGGAAGTGAACAAACAACATCAGCTTCAAAACCCTCAATATTTCACAAATGAAGATGGAAACAGTCATTTTAAGAGTGAAAAGTGTTTCACACAAAAACAAGCTCGAAAAACCGAAGTAGAAGGATCTTTCACCTGCTCTgaatgtggaaagagtttctgTCGCAAAGAGTATGTAAATTtgcacatgagaattcacactggagaaaaaccgttcacatgcactcagtgtggaaagagttacGGACACAAATCAAACCTTACAAGACACATGATGATGCACACTGGAGAGAGGCCTCATGCTtgcactcagtgtggaaagagttttgcTTACAAAGGACACCTAAATGAGCACATgaaaattcacactggagaaaaaccgtTCACATGCACTCAGTGTGGAAGGAGTTTCATTCATAAAGGACACCTAAATGATCACATGATAGTTCACAAAAGCACTCTCAAAGATCATCTGCACACTCTCACTGGAGTGAGAAAATTCAGCTGTGAACAGTGTCAGAAAACATTTGTTGTGGAATCATACTTAAGAAAACACCTTAAAATTCATGCTGTTGTGAAGCCTCATGTTTGTTCTTTTTGTAAAAAGAGTTTTTCAATACTAAGGTATTTAAAAGAGCATGAGAGTATTCATACTGGTGTAAGACCTTATGTGTGCTTTAGCTGTGGAAAGAGCTTTATTAAATCGAGCAACTTAAAATCACACGAGAGGGTTCATACTGGAGAAAAACCGTACAAGTGCTCAcactgtggaaagagtttctctCAGGCAGCACACCTGATATATCACAAGAGAGTTCATACAGGAGAGAAGCCGCACCTGTGCTCTTCatgtggaaaaagtttcacTCAATTATCTAATCTACGGACTCATGAGAAAAAGCATCACCCAAAGTCATCTAAATGA